CGTGCTGGCGCGCCTTGACGGTGATGGTGCGGGCGAAGACGCCGGCCTTCTCCAGCCGCTGCGCGAGCCCCTGGGACATGCGCCCCAGCTCGGACTCCAGCCGGCCCCGGTCGGCCACGTCGGTCTCGAAGGTCTCCTCCACCGAGATCGACTTCGCCTCGCGCTCCACGACCACCGGGCGGTCGTCCTCGGCCCGGGCCAGCCGGTGCAGCGCACCGCCGTGGGCGGTGCCGAAGATCGACACGAGGTCGGGCTCGGACATGCGGGCGAGGTCGGCGACGGTGTCGACGCCGAAGCTGTGCAACCGGGCCCCGGTCGCCGGCCCGATGCCCGGGATGGCGCGCACCGACAGGGCGTGGAGCACCTCCAGCTCTTCCCCCGGGCGCACCACGGTCACGCCGGCCGGCTTGTCCATCTCGCTGGCCAGCTTGGCCATCATCTTGCTGGGCGCCAGGCCGACCGACGCGGTCAGCCCGCCCGTCGCCGCGGTGATCTCGGCGAGCAGGCCCCGGCACCACCGCTCGAGGTCGGCGGCGTCCCAGCCGAGCGGGCCCTCGGGCGGGGTGAGATCGACATACGCCTCGTCCACCGACACCTGCTCGACCAGCCTCGAGCGCTCCCGCAGGAGGCCCATGACGACCGCCGACGACGCCCGGTATGCCGCGTAGCGACCGGACAGGAACGCCGTCCCGGGCGGGCAGCGACGCCGGGCCTCGATGGTGGGCATCGCGGAGCGCGCGCCGAACCGTCGCGCCTCGTACGACGCCGTGGACACCACGCCCCGGCCGCCGAGCCCACCGACGATGACCGGACGGCCCCGCAGCGAGGGCTTGTCGCGCTGCTCGACGGCGGCGAAGAACGCGTCGAGGTCGAGGTGCATGATGCACCGACGTCCTTCGCTCGCCATGGCGTCCACTGTGCCACCCGCCCCCGACACCCGGACCACCACGTGCGGGCCCGCGGCGGTCGCGTTAGGTTCGGTGACATGAGTCTGGAGCGCACCCTTGCCCCCCACCCGATCGACACCCTCCCGGCCGCGCCGGCCGAGCTGCAGGTGACCAGCACGGACTTCACCGACGGCTCGCCCCTGCCGGAGTCGGCCGGGTATGCCCAGGGCAACACCTCTCCGCAACTGTCCTGGTCCGGGGCCCCCGAGGGCACGCGGTCCTACCTGCTGGTCTGCCACGACCCGGACGCCCCGGTCGTCGGCGGCTTCTCCCACTGGGCGGTCCTCGGCCTCCCCGCGGACGTCACGTCGCTGGCCACCGG
This genomic window from Serinicoccus chungangensis contains:
- a CDS encoding YbhB/YbcL family Raf kinase inhibitor-like protein translates to MSLERTLAPHPIDTLPAAPAELQVTSTDFTDGSPLPESAGYAQGNTSPQLSWSGAPEGTRSYLLVCHDPDAPVVGGFSHWAVLGLPADVTSLATGAGEQGHDLGGGAMTLANDFGTHDWAGCAPPEGDVPHRYVFTVWALDTDDTGLDASSSLAKAQFMTLGNVLARGSITGTYQL
- a CDS encoding DNA polymerase IV, whose amino-acid sequence is MASEGRRCIMHLDLDAFFAAVEQRDKPSLRGRPVIVGGLGGRGVVSTASYEARRFGARSAMPTIEARRRCPPGTAFLSGRYAAYRASSAVVMGLLRERSRLVEQVSVDEAYVDLTPPEGPLGWDAADLERWCRGLLAEITAATGGLTASVGLAPSKMMAKLASEMDKPAGVTVVRPGEELEVLHALSVRAIPGIGPATGARLHSFGVDTVADLARMSEPDLVSIFGTAHGGALHRLARAEDDRPVVVEREAKSISVEETFETDVADRGRLESELGRMSQGLAQRLEKAGVFARTITVKARQHDFTTQTRSGTLPFATGDAAIILREGRRLLGSVDVTSGLRLLGLGVAGLTAHAQEELTLDTTYPVVGAVELPDVDGSTPLEGVAPAGSSDLGEEPGAAAGRPQLGWRTGQDVRHDDHGAGWVWGSGRGVVTVRFEGPRTGPGPVRTFADDDPALHQADPPEWRDAPAPPS